In Microbacterium pumilum, the following proteins share a genomic window:
- a CDS encoding DUF4032 domain-containing protein — translation MPDALSITASSVDPGLLTLPWSTTLAEWPSSHIVFLPKGLSRHLVRFANLSGRVVAIKETTEEMARREYDMLGNLARLDAPCVERVAVIAGRRAHAPGGSAQRGEDVDGDILPSALVTAHLKFSLPYRALFTQVLRPDTATRLVDALAVLLVRLHNVGFFWGDVSLSNTLFRRDAGAFAAYLVDAETGELHENGLTRGQREHDLDVARTNIAGEIMDLEAGGRLEGGVDAIAIADGIVSSYHSLWTALTDSETFRTDEAWRLTERVQRLNDLGFDIGEMSIQTTTDGTRVSIQPKVVDAGHHQRRLIRLTGLDVEENQARRLLNDLDEFRVRVSRLGDDEEMAAHEWLTRVFEPVVKAIPWDLRAKLEPAEVFHQVLEHRWYMSQAHGRAVPLAEVLTSYIDDVLRHRRDEAQLMAPVTETVSLPVITADLPFVVEDDGVDWRDLV, via the coding sequence ATGCCAGACGCACTCAGCATCACGGCGAGTTCGGTCGATCCGGGACTGCTGACGCTTCCCTGGTCCACCACGCTCGCCGAGTGGCCGTCGAGCCACATCGTCTTCCTCCCCAAAGGGCTGTCTCGCCACCTGGTGCGCTTCGCGAATCTGTCGGGCCGAGTGGTCGCCATCAAGGAGACCACGGAAGAGATGGCCCGCCGCGAGTACGACATGCTCGGCAACCTGGCGCGACTGGATGCGCCGTGCGTCGAGCGCGTGGCGGTCATCGCGGGACGGCGGGCCCACGCGCCCGGAGGCTCCGCGCAGCGTGGGGAGGATGTCGACGGCGACATCCTGCCGTCCGCGCTCGTCACGGCGCACCTGAAGTTCTCGCTCCCCTACCGGGCGCTCTTCACCCAGGTGCTGCGCCCGGATACCGCCACACGACTCGTCGATGCCCTCGCCGTGCTCCTCGTCCGCCTTCACAACGTCGGGTTCTTCTGGGGCGACGTGTCGCTGTCGAACACGCTCTTCCGGCGCGATGCGGGCGCGTTCGCCGCGTACCTCGTGGATGCCGAGACCGGCGAGCTTCACGAGAACGGGCTCACGCGAGGTCAGCGTGAGCACGATCTCGATGTCGCGAGGACGAACATCGCGGGCGAGATCATGGATCTCGAGGCCGGCGGGCGGCTCGAGGGAGGCGTGGACGCGATAGCGATCGCCGACGGCATCGTGTCGTCGTATCACTCGCTGTGGACGGCGCTCACCGACAGCGAGACGTTCCGCACCGACGAGGCGTGGCGGCTCACAGAGCGGGTCCAGCGACTCAACGACCTCGGATTCGATATCGGCGAGATGTCGATCCAGACGACGACGGACGGTACCCGGGTTTCGATCCAGCCGAAGGTGGTGGATGCCGGGCACCACCAGCGCCGGCTCATCCGCCTGACGGGTCTCGACGTCGAGGAGAATCAGGCTCGCCGACTGCTCAACGACCTCGACGAGTTCCGGGTGCGGGTCTCACGCCTCGGAGACGACGAGGAGATGGCCGCCCACGAATGGCTCACGCGGGTGTTCGAGCCCGTCGTGAAGGCGATCCCGTGGGACCTTCGCGCGAAGCTCGAGCCGGCCGAGGTCTTCCACCAGGTGCTCGAGCACCGCTGGTACATGTCGCAGGCACACGGCCGGGCCGTGCCACTCGCTGAGGTGCTGACGAGCTACATCGACGATGTGCTCCGGCACCGTCGCGACGAGGCGCAGCTCATGGCTCCCGTCACAGAGACCGTGTCACTCCCGGTGATCACCGCCGATCTGCCGTTCGTCGTCGAGGACGACGGGGTCGACTGGCGCGATCTGGTCTGA
- a CDS encoding NAD(P)-dependent oxidoreductase, producing MARIAVIGGTGYAGRHIVAEAVERGHTVVSVARSVPAERVEGATYIEGTLLDVPGLIEELEGVEVIVSAVAPRGDMLGSLRPSIAELFAELPRGVRVGIIGGAGGSLVAEDGERVVDLPSFTEEYKPEALEAIGILEDLRAGDSGHDWFYIHPAGGFGAYNPGERTGSYRTGGDVIVTDENGDSYISGEDFAIAVVDEIEEPKHSRERFTVGY from the coding sequence ATGGCTCGCATCGCCGTCATCGGAGGAACCGGCTATGCCGGACGCCACATCGTCGCCGAGGCGGTGGAGCGCGGTCACACGGTCGTCTCGGTCGCACGCTCGGTGCCTGCGGAGCGCGTCGAGGGCGCGACGTACATCGAGGGCACCCTCCTCGACGTGCCCGGCCTGATCGAGGAGCTCGAGGGAGTCGAGGTCATCGTTTCGGCTGTCGCCCCTCGCGGCGACATGCTGGGCAGCCTGCGCCCGAGCATCGCCGAGCTCTTCGCGGAGCTCCCGCGCGGCGTCCGGGTCGGCATCATCGGCGGCGCGGGCGGCAGCCTCGTCGCAGAGGACGGTGAGCGGGTCGTCGACCTGCCCTCTTTCACCGAGGAGTACAAGCCCGAGGCTCTCGAGGCGATCGGCATCCTCGAGGATCTCCGCGCCGGCGACAGCGGACATGACTGGTTCTACATCCATCCGGCCGGCGGCTTCGGTGCCTACAACCCGGGCGAGCGCACCGGCTCGTACCGAACCGGCGGAGACGTCATCGTGACCGACGAGAACGGCGATTCGTACATCTCCGGCGAGGACTTCGCGATCGCCGTGGTCGACGAGATCGAAGAGCCCAAGCACTCGCGCGAGCGCTTCACCGTCGGCTACTAG
- the rlmB gene encoding 23S rRNA (guanosine(2251)-2'-O)-methyltransferase RlmB: protein MAGSKPGRPGAGKPKKKGPLKGTGGKNKRSLEGRGPTPKAEDRAWHPAGKRKAAAERYAAAGGRGNPSTGSGTGRGGVNRQTRAKKDDDTETVTGRNSVLEALRAKIPATAFYIAQRVEMDDRVKEMLSIATHREIPVMEVTRPELDRMAGFDGVHQGVALKVPPYEYAHPQDLLEKVIDRGETPLFVALDGVTDPRNLGAIIRSTGAFGGHGVILPQRRSASVNSAAWKTSAGAAARIPVAIAANLTSMLKDFKKQGVFVLGLDGGGDVSLPAVELADRPVVIVVGSEGKGLSRLVTETCDQVVSIPISATTESLNAGIAASVALYQVATTRAHSA from the coding sequence ATGGCAGGCAGCAAGCCTGGGCGCCCCGGCGCCGGCAAGCCGAAGAAGAAGGGTCCCCTGAAGGGGACCGGAGGCAAGAACAAGCGCTCGCTGGAGGGCCGCGGACCGACGCCGAAGGCCGAGGATCGCGCGTGGCACCCGGCGGGCAAGCGCAAGGCGGCCGCCGAGCGCTACGCGGCCGCCGGTGGTCGCGGCAACCCTTCGACGGGATCAGGAACCGGAAGGGGCGGTGTCAACCGCCAGACCCGTGCCAAGAAGGACGACGACACCGAAACGGTCACGGGCCGCAACTCCGTCCTCGAGGCGCTGCGCGCCAAGATCCCGGCGACCGCGTTCTACATCGCGCAGCGCGTCGAGATGGATGACCGCGTCAAGGAGATGCTGTCTATCGCCACGCACCGCGAGATCCCCGTCATGGAGGTCACCCGACCCGAGCTCGATCGCATGGCGGGCTTCGACGGCGTGCACCAGGGCGTCGCGCTGAAGGTGCCGCCCTACGAGTACGCGCACCCGCAGGACCTGCTCGAGAAGGTCATCGACCGCGGCGAGACGCCGCTGTTCGTCGCTCTCGACGGTGTCACCGATCCGCGCAACCTCGGCGCCATCATCCGCTCGACGGGCGCGTTCGGCGGACACGGCGTGATCCTGCCGCAACGACGGTCGGCGAGCGTGAACAGCGCGGCGTGGAAGACGAGCGCCGGAGCGGCAGCCCGCATCCCCGTCGCCATCGCCGCCAACCTGACCTCGATGCTCAAGGACTTCAAGAAGCAGGGCGTCTTCGTCCTCGGGCTCGACGGCGGCGGCGACGTGTCGCTGCCGGCGGTCGAGCTCGCCGACCGACCCGTCGTGATCGTGGTGGGGTCGGAGGGCAAGGGACTCTCACGCCTCGTGACCGAGACCTGCGACCAGGTCGTGTCGATCCCGATCTCGGCGACGACCGAGTCGCTCAACGCCGGGATCGCGGCATCCGTCGCCCTGTATCAGGTCGCCACCACCAGGGCTCATTCAGCCTGA
- the cysS gene encoding cysteine--tRNA ligase: MTVRLYDTKAQALRDFVPLDPENVTIYVCGPTVQSGPHIGHLRGALSFDILRRWLETRHGRVTFVRNVTDIDDKVLVNATQAEPWWALAYRMELEFSRAYAAIGIRPPTYEPRATASIPQMQELITRLIEAGHAYPSTGSGTGIGDVYFDVRSWSSYGDLTRQSLDAMEPAEDADPRGKRDPRDFALWKGSKAGEPASATWTSPWGAGRPGWHIECSAMSRRYLGPEFDIHGGGLDLRFPHHENELAQSTATGDPFARYWVHNGLVTVGDQKMSKSLGNFWLAEDVLARHDPLVVRYALAAAHYRSSLDITDSSFEEADAALNRIRGFLQRAIRALQDETGDLHIDGSVPARFAAAMDDDLGVPQALAVLHERVRDGNTALETGEREATLSAFTDVAIMTGILGIDPLDPHWRTAESTAEASALDALVQTMITQRADARAAKDWAAADRIRDAIAAAGIALEDTADGTHWALADAPVSSKEN, translated from the coding sequence GTGACAGTTCGGCTTTACGACACCAAGGCGCAGGCATTGCGCGACTTCGTGCCCCTCGATCCCGAGAACGTCACGATCTATGTCTGTGGACCCACCGTGCAGTCGGGCCCGCACATCGGGCATCTGCGCGGCGCTTTGAGCTTCGACATCCTGCGCCGCTGGCTCGAAACCCGCCACGGGCGCGTGACCTTCGTGCGCAATGTCACAGACATCGACGACAAGGTGCTCGTCAACGCGACGCAGGCAGAGCCCTGGTGGGCGCTCGCGTATCGGATGGAGCTGGAGTTCTCGCGCGCGTATGCGGCTATCGGCATCCGCCCGCCGACCTATGAGCCCCGCGCCACCGCGTCGATCCCGCAGATGCAGGAGCTCATCACGCGACTGATCGAGGCAGGGCATGCCTATCCTTCGACAGGCTCAGGGACCGGAATCGGTGACGTGTACTTCGACGTGCGCTCATGGTCGTCCTATGGCGATCTGACGCGGCAGTCGCTGGATGCGATGGAGCCCGCGGAGGATGCGGATCCGCGCGGTAAGCGCGACCCCCGCGACTTCGCGCTCTGGAAGGGCTCCAAGGCGGGCGAGCCCGCGTCGGCGACCTGGACATCGCCGTGGGGAGCGGGACGGCCGGGCTGGCACATCGAGTGCTCGGCCATGTCGCGCCGCTACCTGGGGCCCGAGTTCGATATCCACGGCGGCGGACTCGACCTGCGCTTTCCGCACCACGAGAACGAGCTCGCCCAGTCCACTGCGACCGGCGACCCGTTCGCCCGCTACTGGGTGCACAACGGTCTCGTCACGGTCGGCGATCAGAAGATGTCGAAGTCGCTCGGCAACTTCTGGCTGGCCGAGGACGTGCTTGCCCGACACGATCCGCTCGTCGTGCGCTACGCGCTCGCCGCGGCGCACTACCGCTCGAGCCTCGACATCACAGACTCGTCGTTCGAAGAGGCGGATGCGGCGCTGAACCGCATCCGTGGGTTCCTGCAGCGCGCGATCCGGGCACTCCAGGACGAAACCGGCGATCTGCACATCGACGGCTCGGTCCCGGCACGCTTCGCGGCCGCGATGGACGACGACCTCGGCGTGCCGCAGGCTCTCGCCGTGCTGCACGAGCGCGTGCGAGACGGCAACACCGCGCTCGAGACCGGCGAGCGCGAGGCGACACTGTCGGCGTTCACGGATGTCGCGATCATGACCGGCATCCTCGGAATCGACCCGCTCGACCCGCACTGGCGAACTGCGGAGTCCACGGCCGAGGCTTCCGCCCTCGACGCGCTGGTGCAGACAATGATCACGCAGCGGGCCGATGCGCGCGCCGCGAAGGACTGGGCGGCGGCCGACCGCATCCGCGACGCGATCGCGGCGGCCGGCATCGCCCTCGAAGACACCGCCGACGGCACGCACTGGGCTCTTGCCGATGCGCCCGTCAGCTCTAAGGAGAACTAA
- a CDS encoding DMT family transporter: MLHVLAVLAAAMLFGTTGTAQALGPEGTTPLSIGVMRMVIGGTGLAIFAFLLAWRHARLRAADAPRPGFGIRPFSLMVLTGICIVIYQPLFFLGTARNGVAVGTVVALGSAPILAGLLEWALTRRVPSATWMLATTLATVGVVLLGFGGEAGGTGGSDPIGILSSIGAGASFAVIANAQRRLLDAGWDPFTVVGGMGASAAVLSAIILPFVDVAWLATPAGLIMALWLGIATIAIAYVLFTWGLSGLTAATAATLTLGEPLTASILGITVLDERLSALAILGLIVLAAGLALLAWGSRSPRDPQPFALEG, from the coding sequence GTGCTCCACGTCCTCGCCGTCCTCGCGGCCGCCATGCTGTTCGGAACGACGGGCACCGCCCAGGCTCTCGGCCCCGAGGGCACCACCCCGCTGTCGATCGGGGTGATGCGCATGGTGATCGGCGGCACCGGACTCGCGATCTTCGCCTTCCTCCTGGCCTGGCGGCATGCCCGCCTCCGCGCCGCGGATGCACCACGGCCGGGCTTCGGCATCCGCCCCTTCTCGCTCATGGTGCTGACCGGCATCTGCATCGTGATCTACCAGCCGCTCTTCTTCCTCGGCACCGCCCGCAACGGCGTCGCCGTCGGCACCGTCGTGGCACTCGGGTCGGCGCCGATTCTCGCCGGTCTGCTCGAGTGGGCGCTCACCAGACGCGTGCCCTCGGCGACCTGGATGCTCGCCACCACCCTCGCCACGGTCGGCGTCGTGCTGCTCGGCTTCGGCGGCGAGGCCGGTGGCACGGGGGGCAGCGATCCGATCGGCATCCTCAGCTCGATCGGCGCCGGTGCATCGTTCGCGGTGATCGCGAACGCTCAGCGACGACTCCTGGATGCCGGGTGGGACCCGTTCACGGTCGTCGGAGGGATGGGGGCCAGCGCTGCCGTGCTGTCGGCGATCATCCTGCCCTTCGTCGACGTCGCGTGGCTTGCGACCCCAGCGGGTCTCATCATGGCGCTCTGGCTCGGCATCGCCACCATCGCCATCGCCTACGTGCTCTTCACATGGGGCCTGAGCGGTCTCACCGCGGCCACGGCCGCCACCCTCACCCTCGGCGAACCGCTCACGGCCAGCATCCTGGGCATCACGGTGCTCGACGAGCGGCTCTCAGCCCTCGCGATCCTCGGCCTCATCGTGCTCGCAGCGGGTCTCGCGCTGCTCGCGTGGGGGTCCCGATCACCACGGGATCCGCAGCCGTTCGCGCTCGAAGGGTGA
- a CDS encoding GNAT family N-acetyltransferase: MNSPVEIHVDDLSGETTLALITAHLAGMHDTSPPESVHALDIDGLRHPAITFWSAWVDGELAGIGALKRLDAERGELKSMRVDDRFLGRGVGRAILRHIVVHARENGLTSLWLETGSTPEFLPALRLYESEGFVRCGPFEDYSLDPFSVFLTRTL; the protein is encoded by the coding sequence ATGAACAGCCCCGTAGAGATCCACGTCGACGACCTGAGCGGCGAGACCACGCTCGCACTCATCACCGCCCACCTCGCCGGCATGCACGACACGTCGCCGCCCGAGAGCGTCCACGCGCTCGACATCGATGGGCTGCGGCATCCGGCCATCACATTCTGGTCCGCGTGGGTCGACGGCGAGCTCGCCGGGATCGGAGCACTCAAGAGGCTGGACGCAGAACGCGGCGAGCTCAAGTCCATGCGCGTGGACGACCGCTTCCTCGGCCGTGGCGTGGGCCGCGCGATTCTGCGGCACATCGTCGTCCATGCGCGCGAGAACGGGCTGACGAGCCTGTGGCTCGAGACCGGCTCGACGCCGGAGTTCCTTCCCGCTCTGCGGCTCTACGAGAGCGAAGGCTTCGTGCGCTGCGGCCCGTTCGAGGACTACTCGCTCGATCCGTTCTCGGTGTTCCTCACGCGCACGCTCTGA
- the ispD gene encoding 2-C-methyl-D-erythritol 4-phosphate cytidylyltransferase → MSITPVPRIAVIVVAAGSGERLGAGGPKAFVGIDEHTILRHALTRVFAAPEAQVVIVAPRGREGDALTEALEAAGDRRDLVSVVTGGDTRQASVASGLAALWADVEIVLVHDAARALTPPAVFERVIATIDSGRDGALPVLPVVDTIKRVTDTEVLHAVDRDELAAAQTPQGFRRDILDAAYRGADREFTDDAALVGAAGHGVFVVAGDPRSFKITTPADLERARSLVATSPLAPVSIGLDARPANPRVGLGTDVHGFGGEGSLWLAGLEWPGEPALSGHSDGDAVAHAIVDALLAAAGLGDIGTHFGTDHPEYAGAHADVFLGRTLGLLGEAGWRVGNVSVQVQANRPRFSTRRGEAEAVLSAALGGASVSVSATTTDALGFTGRGEGVAAFAVALVIPA, encoded by the coding sequence GTGAGCATCACGCCGGTCCCTCGTATCGCGGTCATCGTCGTAGCGGCGGGATCCGGTGAACGTCTCGGAGCCGGCGGGCCCAAGGCCTTCGTCGGCATAGACGAGCACACGATTCTGCGCCACGCGCTCACGCGGGTGTTCGCGGCGCCGGAGGCTCAGGTCGTCATCGTCGCGCCGCGGGGGCGCGAGGGCGATGCGCTGACTGAGGCCCTCGAAGCCGCAGGCGACCGCCGTGACCTCGTCTCGGTCGTCACCGGCGGAGACACGCGCCAGGCATCCGTGGCGAGCGGTCTCGCGGCACTGTGGGCCGATGTCGAGATCGTGCTCGTCCACGACGCAGCGAGGGCGCTCACACCGCCCGCGGTCTTCGAGCGGGTGATCGCCACGATCGACTCCGGCCGTGACGGTGCCCTGCCGGTGCTCCCCGTCGTCGACACGATCAAGCGCGTCACCGATACCGAGGTGCTGCACGCCGTCGACCGCGACGAGCTGGCGGCGGCGCAGACCCCGCAGGGCTTCCGTCGCGACATCCTGGATGCCGCCTACCGCGGCGCCGATCGCGAATTCACCGACGACGCGGCCCTGGTGGGCGCTGCCGGCCACGGCGTGTTCGTTGTGGCGGGTGATCCTCGCTCGTTCAAGATCACGACACCTGCTGACCTCGAAAGGGCACGGTCGCTCGTCGCGACCAGCCCGCTCGCTCCGGTGTCGATCGGTCTCGACGCGCGCCCCGCCAATCCTCGTGTGGGGCTCGGCACCGACGTCCACGGCTTCGGCGGCGAAGGGTCGCTGTGGCTGGCCGGCCTGGAGTGGCCGGGAGAGCCCGCGCTCTCGGGCCACTCGGATGGCGACGCCGTCGCCCACGCGATCGTCGACGCCCTGCTCGCCGCGGCCGGCCTCGGCGACATCGGAACCCATTTCGGCACCGATCATCCCGAGTACGCCGGCGCGCATGCCGACGTGTTCCTCGGCCGGACGCTCGGACTCCTGGGCGAGGCCGGATGGCGGGTCGGCAACGTGTCGGTGCAGGTTCAGGCGAATCGGCCGCGATTCTCGACGCGCCGCGGTGAGGCAGAGGCCGTGTTGTCGGCCGCGCTCGGCGGTGCATCCGTGTCGGTGTCGGCGACCACCACCGACGCGCTCGGCTTCACCGGCCGAGGCGAGGGCGTTGCGGCATTCGCCGTCGCGCTGGTCATTCCGGCGTGA
- a CDS encoding CarD family transcriptional regulator has translation MLFEVGETVVYPHHGAATIAEVKTRVIKGEEKVYLKLRVTQGDLTIEVPADNVDLVGVRDVIGKEGLERVFEVLRAPFTEEPTNWSRRYKANLEKLASGDVIKVSEVVRDLWRRDQDRGLSAGEKRMLAKAKQILISELALAEKTDEEHAGVILDEVLAS, from the coding sequence ATGCTTTTTGAGGTTGGCGAAACGGTCGTTTACCCCCATCACGGGGCCGCAACGATCGCGGAAGTGAAGACCCGAGTCATCAAAGGTGAAGAGAAGGTCTATCTCAAACTCCGCGTCACCCAGGGAGACCTGACGATCGAGGTTCCGGCCGACAACGTCGACCTGGTCGGTGTGCGCGATGTGATCGGAAAAGAGGGCCTCGAGCGCGTCTTCGAGGTGCTGCGAGCACCCTTCACCGAGGAGCCGACCAACTGGTCGCGCCGCTACAAGGCGAACCTCGAGAAGCTCGCTTCCGGAGATGTCATCAAGGTGAGCGAGGTCGTCCGCGACCTGTGGCGCCGCGATCAGGATCGCGGGCTCTCCGCTGGTGAGAAGCGCATGCTCGCGAAGGCGAAGCAGATCCTCATCTCCGAGCTCGCGCTCGCCGAGAAGACGGACGAAGAGCACGCCGGCGTCATCCTCGACGAGGTCCTGGCCAGCTGA
- a CDS encoding DNA modification methylase, with protein sequence MPSSVLGGSVTFIHRTPGAALTARPTRLIATVAVGAALALGTTGCSMISPQSTTITYSAAEGVNIHGSGPLEVRNAFIVATSDGRDGNFVAAIVNQTDQSETLHLEFGEGASSIEKTIRVPANTVVSLGTADTEPLLLEGIDTLPGADIPGYFQSGDAEGVLQSVPVLDGELSYLADLVPTPVETSD encoded by the coding sequence ATGCCGTCGTCCGTCCTGGGAGGATCCGTGACCTTCATACACCGCACCCCTGGCGCGGCACTCACCGCGAGGCCCACGCGCCTCATCGCAACCGTCGCCGTCGGTGCCGCGCTCGCGCTGGGAACCACCGGTTGCAGCATGATCTCGCCGCAGTCCACGACGATCACGTATTCGGCCGCCGAAGGCGTCAACATCCACGGTTCCGGTCCCCTCGAAGTGCGGAACGCCTTCATCGTGGCGACCTCGGACGGTCGGGACGGCAACTTCGTGGCCGCGATCGTGAACCAGACCGATCAGTCCGAGACGCTTCACCTCGAGTTCGGTGAGGGCGCATCCTCGATCGAGAAGACCATCCGCGTACCTGCGAACACCGTCGTGAGCCTGGGCACCGCAGACACCGAGCCGCTGCTCCTCGAAGGGATCGATACCCTGCCGGGTGCCGACATCCCGGGGTACTTCCAATCCGGCGATGCCGAAGGCGTGCTGCAGTCGGTTCCCGTCCTCGACGGCGAGCTCAGCTACCTGGCAGACCTCGTACCCACGCCGGTCGAGACCAGCGACTGA
- a CDS encoding response regulator transcription factor: MTRVLIVEDEPDLADPLAYLLRREAYEVEIAEDGPAALAAFRERGADIILLDLMLPGMPGTEVCRQVRMNSGVPIIMLTAKDSEVDIVVGLELGADDYVTKPYSSRELLARMRAVMRRQSQGESDLDDRVLESGRVLLDIDRHTVAVEGSEISMPLKEFELLEVLMRNAGRVLTRGQLIDRVWGSDYFGDTKTLDVHIKRIRSRIEANPSEPSMLVTVRGLGYRFEA, translated from the coding sequence ATGACCCGCGTCCTGATCGTCGAGGACGAGCCGGATCTCGCCGACCCGCTCGCCTACCTCCTGCGCCGCGAGGCATATGAGGTGGAGATCGCAGAGGACGGGCCCGCAGCGCTCGCGGCGTTCCGCGAGCGCGGAGCCGACATCATCCTGCTCGACCTGATGCTGCCGGGGATGCCGGGCACCGAGGTATGCCGCCAGGTGCGGATGAATTCGGGCGTGCCGATCATCATGCTGACGGCGAAGGACTCCGAGGTCGATATCGTCGTGGGACTCGAACTCGGGGCCGACGACTACGTCACGAAGCCCTACTCGTCGCGCGAGCTGCTCGCGCGGATGCGCGCCGTGATGCGTCGTCAGTCGCAGGGTGAGTCCGATCTCGACGACCGCGTCCTCGAGAGCGGGCGCGTGCTGCTCGACATCGATCGCCACACCGTCGCCGTCGAGGGCTCGGAGATCAGCATGCCGCTCAAGGAATTCGAGCTTTTGGAAGTGCTCATGCGCAACGCCGGCCGCGTGCTCACGCGTGGCCAGCTCATCGACCGGGTGTGGGGGAGCGACTACTTCGGCGACACCAAGACGCTCGACGTGCACATCAAGCGGATCCGATCGCGCATCGAGGCCAACCCGAGCGAGCCGTCCATGCTGGTCACGGTTCGCGGGCTGGGGTATCGCTTCGAGGCGTGA
- a CDS encoding sensor histidine kinase: MDRTQLALLALLAGVIIGGSLSAVIVASLRARDKVRAHTSLDIPEGVREVLHGMDDAAVVIDASFTVLAASSAALPFSLTEGSALPTGDLREVARTVRTSDAPATSTLRLQRGAPPAEPRLVVVRASRISPRLTLLVIRDITERERVQQMRRDFVANTSHELKTPVGAVSLLAEAIESAADDPPQVRIFAARLTAEASRLALLTSRIMNLSRLQSADELTEERVVSVDEIVASAVEAHAILADSAGVEVVRGGTRGMYVRGDAQVLGEAVGNLVANAIAYSPKGSSVGVGVKVVDGVVEIAVADRGIGIAEGDQDRVFERFYRADQARSRRTGGSGLGLSIVKHAVQRHGGEVVLWSRPGRGSTFTIRLPQSDAPPDQVQPKPKRKRNKPRQSAAKAPRAVSTNGDTV, encoded by the coding sequence ATGGACAGGACGCAGCTCGCGTTGCTTGCCCTCCTCGCCGGAGTCATCATCGGGGGGTCGTTGTCGGCCGTCATCGTCGCCTCGTTGCGGGCACGCGACAAGGTGCGTGCGCATACGTCGCTCGACATCCCTGAGGGCGTCCGCGAAGTGCTTCACGGAATGGATGACGCAGCCGTCGTCATCGATGCATCGTTCACGGTGCTCGCGGCATCCTCCGCGGCGCTTCCCTTCAGCCTCACCGAGGGTTCGGCGCTCCCGACAGGCGATCTTCGCGAAGTCGCGAGGACCGTCCGCACATCCGACGCGCCGGCGACCTCGACCCTGCGACTGCAGCGAGGGGCGCCCCCGGCGGAGCCGCGCCTCGTGGTGGTGCGCGCATCGCGCATCTCACCACGACTCACCCTTCTCGTGATCCGCGACATCACCGAGCGCGAGCGCGTGCAGCAGATGCGGCGGGACTTCGTCGCGAACACGAGCCACGAACTGAAGACGCCCGTCGGCGCGGTGAGCCTCCTCGCCGAGGCGATCGAATCCGCCGCCGACGATCCGCCCCAGGTCCGCATCTTCGCCGCCCGGCTGACCGCCGAGGCATCCCGTCTCGCGCTGCTGACTTCGCGCATCATGAACCTCTCGCGGCTGCAGTCCGCCGACGAGCTCACCGAAGAGCGGGTGGTCTCCGTCGACGAGATCGTCGCTTCGGCGGTCGAGGCCCACGCCATCCTGGCCGACTCGGCGGGCGTCGAGGTGGTGCGGGGTGGGACGCGCGGCATGTACGTGCGCGGCGATGCGCAAGTCCTCGGCGAGGCCGTGGGAAATCTCGTTGCGAACGCCATCGCCTACTCGCCGAAGGGATCCAGCGTCGGGGTCGGCGTGAAAGTCGTGGACGGCGTCGTCGAGATCGCCGTCGCCGACCGTGGAATCGGCATCGCCGAGGGAGATCAGGACCGGGTGTTCGAGCGGTTCTATCGCGCCGACCAGGCGCGATCCCGTCGCACCGGCGGATCCGGACTCGGCCTGTCGATCGTGAAGCATGCGGTACAGCGCCATGGCGGGGAAGTCGTGCTGTGGTCGCGCCCCGGCCGCGGCTCGACCTTCACGATCCGCCTCCCGCAGAGCGACGCTCCGCCGGATCAGGTGCAGCCCAAACCCAAGCGCAAGCGCAACAAGCCGCGGCAATCCGCGGCCAAAGCGCCGCGAGCAGTATCCACGAACGGAGACACCGTATGA